The genome window ATACGAACGCGTTCATCTTTATTTGTAGAAAAATATTCGGCTTTTTGTAATGGATCAAGAGCTTCTTCGTACTTTTTTTGATCAATTAAAAATTGAGCATACGTTCGCGCAATCATTGTTTTTAATTCTTTGCTTTTATACGGATCGTTTTCATAAAGTTTTTGCAAAGTTTCGGCTCCATCAAAGTAATTTCCACCTTTTATTTCAGCAACAGTTTTGTAAACATGCGCTTCTTGAGCATATTTAGAATCTTTGAAATTTTTGACAACATAGTTTAAAGCATCAAGCGCTTCAAAGTATTTTTTTTGATAAAATAATGATTTTCCAATCAATAAATAAGCGCGACCCATCAAAGGATTATTTTCTTTTCCTTTGATTAACATTGAATGTTTTTCGATAGCTTTAGAAGCTTTTGCCTCTACAGCAGCAAATCCGACAGGTTTTTCTACTTTATCTTGATTATTTCGATTTCCACCTCCAATACCAAAATTGGGTGTATTAAATCCACCTAAATTGGCAGAATCCGAAACAGAAAAATATTCTATTCCAACAGGTAAAATCTTCGAGTAATTTTCTACATAATTTGTTTGCAGTTCTGTGTTCTTTTTTTCTAACTCATCTTCAGCATTGAATACTCCATTAAACCACGATGTCATCTTGTGATATTGTCGGTTTTTGAAACTATTTTTTTGCGTAGAACAGCCGATTAAAAAACTTGCGGCGAAGATACTCAGTACAATCTTTTTCATGATAGCGAATAAAAACAAATCTACAATAAAACGTTCGATTAGAAAAAATCTTGTATCCCTCGAAAAAATAAGATAATTTTATGTGGAATAGAAATAATAGAGAAGCGACTTTTTACGGGATGATTATAAAATGACAGCTAACGTTTTAGCTTTAATGTAATTAGTGATTTGACTAAGAAAAATCATTGCAATTGTTGTTAAATTATTTAGAATATTCGTTTAAATTCGACCAATAATAATGTTTTAAAGGAACAGCATGAAAGCTTTTTTAGCGAAAATTTTTGCAAAATACATTGTCAATAAAGAACAAAAGTGGATAAATAATCCGCTGGAAACACAAGACAAAATTCTAAATGAATTGATTGTTGCTGCAAAAAATACAAAGTTTGGAGTTGATCATCATTTTGAATCAATCAAAAATTATGAAGATTTCAAATCGCAAGTTCCAATCAACGATTACGAAGGTTTGAAACATTATTTTGATGAGGTAATTGAAGGGAAACCTGATATTCTTTGGCCTGGAAAACCTCTTTATTTAGCTAAAACTTCTGGAACAACTTCTGGTGCAAAATATATTCCGCTAACAGAAGAGTCTGTTCCATCGCATATAAATTCTGCTCGAAATGCTTTATTGTATTATATTAATGAAACAAAGAATTCTAATTTTGTTGACGGGAAAATGATTTTCTTACAAGGAAGTCCAATTCTCGAAGATAAAAACGGATTGAAAGTTGGTCGACTTTCTGGAATTAGTGCTCATTTTGTTCCAAATTATTTGCAAAAAAATCGTTTGCCGTCTTATGAAACAAATGTGATTGAAGATTGGGAAACGAAAGTGGATAGAGTAGTGGATGAAACGGTGAAAGCTGATATGACGCTGATTTCTGGGATTCCGCCTTGGTTGATTATGTATTTTGAACGATTGATTAAAGTTTCTGGAAAAGAAAACGTTCAGTCGATTTTTAAGAATTTACAACTAATGGTAACAGGAGGTGTAAATTATGAACCTTATCGCGATAAAGTGAATCAATTAATTGGTCGAAAAATAGATTGCATTCAAACTTATCCTGCTTCAGAAGGGTTTATTGCATATCAAGATTCACAAAAAAGTGATGATTTATTGCTTTTATTGAACAACGGAATTTTTTATGAATTTGTTCCAGTTGATGAATTTTTTGATGAAAATCCAATCCGAATTTCCTTGAAAGATGTTGAAATTGGAAAAGATTATGTTCTAATTCTCAATACAAATGCAGGTTTGTGGGGATATAATATTGGTGACACAGTTCGTTTTACCTCGATAAAACCTTATAGAATTGTTGTTTCTGGTCGAATCAAACATTATACATCTGCTTTTGGTGAACATGTAATTGGTCACGAAGTGGAGCAGGCGTTACAAAAAACTTTAGAAAAATATCCAGCGAGTGTAAATGAATTTACAGTTGCGCCTCAAGTCAATCCAACAGAAGGTTTGCCTTATCACGAATGGTTAATCGAGTTTGATCAAAAACCTGAGAATCTAACCATTTTTAATGAAGAATTAGATGCGCAAATGCGTCGTCAAAATACGTATTATGATGATTTGATAACGGGAAATATTTTGCGTCCGCTTGTCGTTTCTGAGGTTAAAACAGAAGGTTTTCAGCATTATATGAAATCGATAGGGAAATTGGGCGGACAAAATAAAGTTCCTCGTTTGTCTAATAATCGCGAAATTGCAGATGAATTTTACAGTCTAAACTTAATTACTACAAATTGAACACACACACAACAATAGATAAAATGATTTACAAAACGGTAAAAAGTTCATTAGTAACTTTTTCGCAATTAATGCTTCCATCGCATTCCAATTTTAGTGGAAAAATACATGGTGGATTCATTCTTTCTCTACTCGATCAAATTGCATTCGCATGTGCTTCCAAATACTCTGGAAAGTACTGTGTCACGGCATCTGTGGATAGAGTAGATTTCTTAACGCCAGTAGAAGTAGGGGAATTATTAACACTAAAAGCTTCGGTTAACTATGTTGGAAGAACGTCAATAGTGGTAGGAATTCGAGTAGAAAGTCAAAACATCCAAACTGGTGAAATTAAACATTGTAATTCGTCTTATTTTACGATGATTTGCAAAGAGGAAAATGGAGAAAAAGCTGAAGCTCCAAAATTAATTTTGAAGAATCTGAACGAAGTTCGACGCTTTTATAAAGCTTTGCATCGAATTGAAGAACATTCAAAAGCAAAAGAGCAAATAAAAGACCCAATTGATTATAAATCACAAGATTTAATTGATCATTTATTGGACAATCATTTCGTTAAAATAGAACTAGATTAAAGTTTTTATATTATAAATAAAAAACTCAATTCAGTAAATGGATTGAGTTTTTTTGGTATTATATATTTGATAAATAGTTGTTTGTGATTTATCCTCTTCCAAAAAAAGTATTATTGAATGGTCATTACTAAATTGTAAATTATTTGATTTTAAGAAAATTAGGCATTGTATTTGTTTTATTAATCTTTAATACCAAAACCAATCTTTTTATTTAATTCATTGTTATGAAAACTCTCTTCAAATTTTTATTACTATTGATAGCAAGTACAACTATTTCATTTGCTCAATCTTCTGGTTTAAATAGTCAATTAATACAAACAAATTTTAGTAAAAATAGCCCTAAATCTTCAAATCCTATTAGTTTTGCTGTAGCAGGAAGTGTACTTGTTTTAGCTTTTTGTGCTTTTCGTTTCAGAAAAAAAATTGTCTAAAAGCGAAACAAATCCTTTTTTTCAAAATCAGAAAAACAATTTAATTTTTAAATTTGTAGAATGAAATATTTATTCATTTTACTTGTATTGTTAGTGTTGTTTGTTATTTACAAAAAACTAAAAACAGCTCAAATAGAAAAGCCACTTCCAAAAGAAGAAGAACCAAAAATATCGTTTTTAAAAATTGAAAAAAATGATGATTTGATTGATGATTCCAATCAACAAATTATAGATTATCAAGTAAAAATAGATTCGGTAACAAAGAAAAAAAATACATTAGAATTTTTAATTTCTATTCAAAATAATACCGAAAAAACAGTTCGTATAAATATCGTTGAAGCTGATTTTTATTCAAATTCTTCTCAAAAAAAGATTAAAGCGGATGTTACATTTTATGGAGAATTGGCAATGGGAACAAATGATATCTTGCTAAAAAACACCGTTTTACGCGAATCTCACGTTATCCGAAATATTTATTTTTTCGAAACAGATTTAATTCATTTTAATCAAAATGATTATTTGGAAATTGATATAGAGATTAATGGGGAACATTATCAGTTCAAAAACTATTTTCATCAAATAACTTTCGAATCGATCAAATACATTCAGTAATCTGATTTTTTGATTTGAATTGTAAGGCTTAATTTTGCATTTCAGAATTTAGAGATATGAAACATATACAATTGATGCTTGGAAGCTTGATGCTTTTTGGATTAACAGCTTGTCAAACACCAAAAATAGTTACTGAACAACAACCAGTTCAGCAAAAAAGTTTGCAAGTTGATGGTAAAATTTATGCTGCATTTTTTCAACAACGTGCCGCTGAATATCAAGCCTTAAGCCAGCAAGCTTATAATGTTGCTAAAATGAGATTGGATGAAGCAATCGCGAAAAAAGGCGCAAAACCTTTGGCGATTGTAACGGATATTGACGAAACTTTTTTGGATAATTCGT of Empedobacter falsenii contains these proteins:
- a CDS encoding GH3 family domain-containing protein, with the protein product MKAFLAKIFAKYIVNKEQKWINNPLETQDKILNELIVAAKNTKFGVDHHFESIKNYEDFKSQVPINDYEGLKHYFDEVIEGKPDILWPGKPLYLAKTSGTTSGAKYIPLTEESVPSHINSARNALLYYINETKNSNFVDGKMIFLQGSPILEDKNGLKVGRLSGISAHFVPNYLQKNRLPSYETNVIEDWETKVDRVVDETVKADMTLISGIPPWLIMYFERLIKVSGKENVQSIFKNLQLMVTGGVNYEPYRDKVNQLIGRKIDCIQTYPASEGFIAYQDSQKSDDLLLLLNNGIFYEFVPVDEFFDENPIRISLKDVEIGKDYVLILNTNAGLWGYNIGDTVRFTSIKPYRIVVSGRIKHYTSAFGEHVIGHEVEQALQKTLEKYPASVNEFTVAPQVNPTEGLPYHEWLIEFDQKPENLTIFNEELDAQMRRQNTYYDDLITGNILRPLVVSEVKTEGFQHYMKSIGKLGGQNKVPRLSNNREIADEFYSLNLITTN
- a CDS encoding acyl-CoA thioesterase — protein: MIYKTVKSSLVTFSQLMLPSHSNFSGKIHGGFILSLLDQIAFACASKYSGKYCVTASVDRVDFLTPVEVGELLTLKASVNYVGRTSIVVGIRVESQNIQTGEIKHCNSSYFTMICKEENGEKAEAPKLILKNLNEVRRFYKALHRIEEHSKAKEQIKDPIDYKSQDLIDHLLDNHFVKIELD